A region from the Chthoniobacterales bacterium genome encodes:
- a CDS encoding putative porin produces MSLKNFVLITLATGLVLGGFTAQAQDAGALLDLLVKKRIITDQEAEEVRGELTREASATSAGKWKISAPITEIELYGDMRVRYETRQGETGPPSTLDREHDTLKRSRERYRLRLGLRGTLVDDWFFGLRLETSTNPRSTNVTFDDDAGPFGKASDAIGVGQAYLGYSGFRDIRLTAGKMPNPFVNTLMVWDGDINPEGLAEQWKHTFNLSWGGGTTAAAETYAKDGKSVAATTSEPHTMTIDLFANFGQFVYDDENPENPLGPRSVSGGRLVPNSDAWMFGWQLGAKFNFTKTTYFQLAPTLYNYSGTGDTFNSFYSGDPDRLAGTPPVRTARNQTGIDSLLIFDMPTEFGWTMHEIPFRIFGDFAVNFDADDRATAAGHPDMGDERYAYQIGLGIGKIKAKHDWEFKAWWQHTEQFALDPNLVDSDFFDSRVNMEGVAVQAGYALSDAIVFNLSYGYGDQANKLLGTGGVGDIAVNPLRKYQIFQADLNVKF; encoded by the coding sequence ATGTCACTGAAGAATTTCGTGTTAATTACGCTGGCCACGGGCCTCGTCCTGGGCGGCTTCACGGCCCAGGCGCAGGACGCCGGAGCACTGCTCGACCTGCTCGTCAAGAAGCGGATCATCACCGACCAGGAAGCCGAAGAAGTGCGCGGCGAATTGACGCGCGAAGCGTCCGCCACTTCCGCGGGGAAATGGAAAATCTCGGCGCCGATCACCGAGATCGAGCTTTACGGCGACATGCGCGTCCGCTACGAAACGCGCCAGGGTGAAACCGGCCCGCCCAGCACGCTGGATCGGGAACACGACACCTTAAAACGCAGCCGCGAACGTTATCGCCTCCGCCTCGGCTTGCGCGGCACCCTGGTGGATGACTGGTTCTTTGGTCTTCGACTCGAGACGAGCACCAACCCCAGGTCCACCAACGTCACCTTCGACGACGACGCCGGTCCATTCGGCAAAGCCAGCGATGCGATCGGAGTTGGCCAGGCTTACCTCGGCTACAGCGGCTTTCGCGACATCAGGTTAACCGCCGGCAAGATGCCGAATCCCTTCGTGAACACCCTGATGGTGTGGGACGGCGACATCAACCCCGAAGGCCTCGCTGAGCAGTGGAAGCACACCTTCAATCTCTCCTGGGGAGGCGGCACCACGGCCGCCGCTGAAACCTACGCCAAGGACGGCAAAAGCGTGGCCGCCACGACGAGCGAGCCCCACACGATGACGATCGATCTCTTCGCCAACTTCGGGCAGTTTGTTTACGACGACGAGAATCCCGAGAATCCTCTCGGACCGCGGTCGGTCTCAGGCGGCAGGCTGGTTCCGAATAGCGACGCCTGGATGTTTGGCTGGCAGCTTGGCGCGAAGTTTAACTTCACCAAGACCACCTATTTTCAGCTCGCGCCCACCCTCTACAACTACTCCGGCACCGGCGACACGTTTAACAGCTTCTACTCAGGCGATCCCGACCGCCTCGCCGGGACGCCGCCCGTTCGAACAGCGCGCAATCAGACCGGCATCGATAGCCTCCTCATCTTCGACATGCCGACGGAGTTTGGCTGGACGATGCACGAAATTCCGTTCCGCATCTTTGGCGATTTCGCCGTCAACTTTGATGCGGACGACCGCGCCACCGCGGCGGGCCATCCGGATATGGGCGATGAACGCTACGCGTATCAGATCGGTCTCGGCATCGGCAAGATCAAGGCGAAGCACGACTGGGAATTCAAGGCCTGGTGGCAGCACACCGAGCAATTCGCGCTCGATCCCAACCTGGTTGATTCCGACTTCTTCGATAGCCGCGTAAACATGGAGGGCGTCGCTGTCCAGGCCGGATATGCCCTGAGCGACGCGATTGTCTTCAACCTCAGCTACGGCTACGGCGACCAGGCAAACAAGCTGCTCGGGACCGGAGGCGTGGGCGACATCGCGGTGAATCCGCTCCGGAAGTACCAAATATTCCAGGCTGATCTGAACGTGAAGTTCTAA